DNA from Aureimonas sp. AU20:
TGCGCTGGAGACTCAATATGGCAAGGTTCCGCCTTCCATTCCGGCGGTGCTGGAAGCCGTGCAGATGGAGCATCTGCGCAGGCGGCTGGGGGATTTCGACATCGTCCATTGCCATGGCGAGTTCTTCCACGCCGCACTCCTGGGCGAGCGGCGACGCCACAGCCTGACGACGATCCACTGGCGGGTGGACGAGCTCGACCGGCAGCTCTTCTTCGCCGCTTTTCCCGACCTTCCCGTCGCCGCCATCTCGGCCGCGCAGGAAAGCGGCATCCCGGAGGCCAACCGCGCCGGCATCGTGCACCACGGCATCGATGCCGAGCGCTACCAGCTGGAGACGGCCCCGGGCGCCTATCTCGCCTTTATCGGCCGCATGACCGACCAGAAGCGGCCCGACGCGGCGATCCGCGTCGCCAAGGCGGCCGGGCGCTCCATCCGTCTCGCCGGCACGGTGGATGTCGGCAACCCCACCTATTTCGAACGCGAGGTGCGCCCGTTCCTGTCGGACGGGGCGGAGTATGTCGGGCCGGTGGACGACACGCAGAAGAACGCGCTCCTGCGCGGCGCCGAGGCGCTGCTCTTTCCGATCGACTGGCCCGAGCCCTTCGGCCTCGTCATGATCGAGGCCATGGCCTGCGGCACACCGGTGATCGCCTGGCGGCGCGGCAGCGTGCCGGAGATCGTGGAGGACGGCGTCACCGGCTTCGTGGTGGAAAGCGAGGCCGAGGCGGTGGACGCGCTATCGCGGATCGGCACAATCGATCGGGCCGGCGTGCGTCGGCGCTTCGAGGAACGCTTCACCAGCCGGCACATGGCCGAGCGCTATGTCCAACTCTACGAGAGGCTTCTGGGCTGACGATGCGCACCGCCCTGATCGCCTGGGACTACCCGCCCTCCCCCAGCGGCCTTTCCACCGCCGCGCGCGAGATCGCCGAGAGCCTGGTTCTCGCCGGCTGCGAGGTCACCGTCTTCACGCTCGACCGCGAGGGGCGCGAGTCGGCTGGCGGCGTCACGATCGTCGGCTGCCCGCTGGCGAAGGCGAGTGCGCTCGGCCGCCTGCGCCTTTACGGCGGCGCGGGGCATCTCGCCGCCCCGCTCGCCTTTCGCCGCGCGGTCCTGGCCGAGCACGCCCGCCGGCCCTTCCAGATCGTGGAAGCCACCAACTGGTACGCGCCCGCCGCGCTGCTCACTGGCCGGCACGGCTTCCGGCTGGTGACCCGCAACTCCACGCCCGCCGCCTTCTCGCGCGACCCCGCCGAGACCGCGCGAGACAGGCTGGACGGCTGGGCGGCGGACCGGCTGGAGCGGCGGCAGGCGCGGGGCAGCGCCGCGCTGATCTCCAACACCGGTGACCACGCTAGGCGCATCACGGCCGAATACGGCCTGAGCGGCCGGCAGCCCCATGCCGTGGTCGGCCTCAGCCTGCCACCCGCGACGATCGCGCGCGGGCAGGCCGCGACCTATCCCGAAGCCGGCGAAACCCAAGGGCTGCGACTTCTCTTCGTCGGCCGCGCGGAGCATCGCAAGGGCTTCGACATGATCGTGGAGGCCGCTGCCATTCTGGGCACGGAAGCGGACCAAGGCCGCGTTCCGCCCTTCGAGATTCGCCTCGTCGGCGTGCCGGAGAGCGACCTGCCGGGCGATCTGCCCGCCCCGGCCCGCGCCCGTATCCGCGCGCTCGGCCGGATGCGGGAGGAGGCGCTGGCGGTGGAATACGAAGGCGCGCACGCCGTTCTCGCCCCCTCGCGCTACGAGAGCTTCGGCCTCGTCTATCAGGAGGGCATCGCCTATGGCCGGCCCATGGTGGCGAACGCGCTGGACGCCAGCGGGCGCGAATTCGTGGGTGACACCGGCGCCGGGCGCATGGCGTCGCGCGACACAGGCGCGGCGCTCGCAGACGCCATCCGTCCAATCCTGACGGACGCGGCCGTGCGCGAGGACCTGCGCGCCCATGCTCTGAAAGCCGCCGGTCGCTTCAACCGCGACACGCTGGGTCGGGAAACGAAAGCGCTCTACGAACGGGCGCTCCAGGCGCCTGCCTGACGGCTGGCTCGGGAGGGCGGCGCTTGTCCGCCGTCTCCCGAGCTGCGCGAGCAAGACAGAGCCTCGCCCGTCAAGCGAAGAACAGGTCGAGCGTTCGATAGGCGGAAAAGGCCTCGCCCTTACGCCTGATAAGGGCGCAAGAGGTCGACCTCCTCGAACAAGCGGCCGCCGCCCGGCGCCATGCTTTCGTAGCGCTGCGAGCGCGCCTCGACATGGGCGCGGGCGAGGTGGTGCAGGAGGCCGCCGCCTAGGAACAGAAGGCTGCGTTGCCAAGGCCGCACGGGCCGCTCGTGAACGCGGCCCTCGAAACGCAGCGAACGGCGGTTCAGCCGATACTGCGTGTCGGGGAAGAGATCGGCCCGAACCCCGTCCACGAGATTGATGCGGCGAAGACCGATCGACACCGTTTCCTCCCCAAGCCGGGCAAGAAGGCCCGGCAGGGCCGCGATCGCCGCCTCGTCCAGCGTCTCGTCGAGATCGAGTTGCAGCACCCATTCGTGGCGCGCCAGAGCCTGCGCCGCATTTCGCTGGGCGCTGAAATCGCCAGCGAGCGGCCGGCGATGGAGCCGAGGGCCCGGCCGCGCCTCCCCCGGCCCGTCGCCATCGATCAGGATCACGCAGTCGTCGCACCAGACGCGGATGGTCCCGGCCAGCGCCAGGGCCTCATCCAATTCCCGCTCCCGGCAGAGGATCGCGACGCTCATCGGCTCTGTCGGTCCGCCGGTGAAAGGCTGGAGCGTGGCGCGCCCGGCAAGCGGCGAATGGGGCTCTCGCAGCGCATCGGCCTGCGCCGCGCCCAGGGGTTCGGCCCAGAGCCCATGAAGCGTCGCGGCGGAGCGCAGCGTATAGGCGTCGAAGCCGTAAGGATCGTCCGGCGACGGCTCGGCCCGGCCGCCGCGCGCCCGCTCCGTCCAATGGCGCTCGGCCGCTTCGCCATTCCCGCCGTCCCACAGCGCGCCGCAGGAGCCGCAGGCGAAAGCGAAGGCGCGCTCCAGGGCTGGGCCGTAGCGAAGGCGCCGCTCCGTCCCGTCCAGCATGCGCGCGCCGCAGAGAAAGCATCGCGGCCGCAAGGTCTGATCGTCCAACATTATTTCGATGGTCACCCACGCCGGCCCTGTCCTCGGCGGGCGCGGCTTCTAGCTGCGATGTAGAGCCCGCGCCCGCTCGCGGCAGGTCTTGCGGTCGCTTTGCCGCTGCTTCGCCGCACCTCAGCGCGGTTGCCCTCGTTTTTCAGGAAAAGAGATTCCGTTTTGAGAGATTGCGCGCACGGTTCGGAGCTGGTGTGGACCGGAGCGATCGAAGAAGTCGCGCGCCTCGCCGAGGCGCGGGAGGATGGGCCGGACGCCAACGCCGACGCCGAACTCGACGTGCTGCGCCGTCTCGGCCTTCTCGCCGCGCCCATCGCGCCGGAAGGGCGGGGCTATCGCTACACCTTCCCGGCCGAGCGCGCCCTGCCTGCGCTGGCGGGTCTGGGCGGCGCCGATCTCAGCGTCGGCCGCCTGTTCGAGGGCCATATCAACGTGCTCCAGCTCGTCGCCCTGTTCGGCACTGAGGCGCAGCAGGCGCGGGTGCGTGGTGCCGTGGAGGGTGGCGCGTTGCTCGGCGTCTGGGGCGCGGACGGTTCCCCGCCCTTCACGGTGGAAAACGTAGGCGACGATCGCCTGCGGCTCGGCGGCGCCAAGCGCTTCGCCTCCGGCCTCGGCGCCGTGTCGTTGGCGCTCGTGCCCTATTCCGACGCGGAAAACCGCCTCTGCCTCCTGCTTCTGGGCGTCGACGACATCGCCCGGATGGAGCCGGAAAGCTGGCGGATGCGCGGCATGCGCGCCTCGCGCTCGGGCACGTTCCGCTTCGAGGGCATCGAGATTTCAACTGACTGCGTCGTCGGCCAGCCCAACGACTATCGCCGCGAGCCCTTCTTCATGGGCGGCATCTGGCGCTGCGCCGCCGTGCAGCTCGGCGCGATCGAGCGGCTCGTCTCCGGCTTCGTGAAGGAGCTGCACGCCTTGAACCGGCTCGATCACCCACTGCAGAGTGCCCGCGTCGGCGAGGCGATCCTGGCCGCGCGCGACGCGCGGCTGCAGGTGGAGGCTGCCGTTCAGGCCGTGGAAGGCGGCGCGGATGCCGATCTCGCCGCCTCGCTCGCTGTCTTCTCGCGCCTGCGGGTGGAATCGGCCGGGCTCGTGGTGATCCAACTGGTGGAGCGGGGCCTGGGTCTTGCCGCCTTCGCCGAGGCGCATCCCTTGGCGCGCCCGATCCGCGACCTATCAACCTATCTGCGGCAGGCCAACCCGGACGCCGTGCTTCTCGAACACGCGCGCCGGCTCGCCGCGCGTCTGCCGGAGATTTTTCGATGAGCCGCTATGGCGACTGGTGCGCACGCCACGACGCGGCGCCGGTGGTAGACCCGCTGCTTCTGACCGGCCCGGGCGGGCTGGTGGTGCTCGCCCCGCATCCCGACGACGAGGCGCTTGGCACCTCCGGCCTGCTCGTCGCCATGGCCCATGCCGGCCGCCCGGTCGGCCTCGTCGCGCTGACCGATGGCGAGGGCTCGCATCGCCAGTCCGCCGAGTGGCCGGCCGAGCGCCTCGCCGCGCGACGGCGCGAGGAACAGGCCATGGCCATGGCGGAACTGGGCTGCGAGGACGCGTCGATCCTGCATCTTTCCCTGCCGGACGGCGCCTCGCGCTGGCACGACGATTTCGCCGGGGCGGCCGAGCGCGTGGCCGCCTTCTGCGACGAGATCGGCGCCACGGCGCTGGCCTCCACTGTCCCCTTCGACCCGCATCCCGACCACGAGGCGGCGGCGATCCTGGCCGAAAACGTGCAGCGCCTTCGCCCGCACCTGCGACGACTGTCCTATCCCGTCTGGTCGATGCGCCACCCCGCCGAGTTGGAAGTGGACGTGGACGGCCTGACCCCGTTCCGGGTGGAAACGCCGATCGTGGAAAAGGCCCGCGCCATCGCGCGCCACGAAACGCAGATGGGCAGCGTGGTGGGCGACGACCCTTCCGGCTTCGCCCTGCCGGACTGGTTCCTGCGCCACCACCAGGGCCCGTTCGAATGCGTGTTCTGGCACAGGATGCCGGGCTCGCCGCCCGGCCCCGAGCACTTCGCCGCCCTTTACGACGGGGACCGCGACCCGTGGGGCGCGCGCGACTCCGCCTACGAGGTGGAGAAGCGCGAGGCGCTCCTGCGCTTCCTCGGGGAGGAAGGCGGCGACAGCGCCATCGAGTTCGGCTGCGGTGAAGGCCATGTGGCGGGTGCGCTCGCCAGCCGGTTCCAAACCGTCGCGGGCTTCGACCTCGACCCCGGCATCGTCGCGCGGGCGACAGCGCATCACGGCGCGCCGGGCCGGGTGACGTTCCAAGTCGGGCGAATGCCAGAGGCGTTTCCCGATCTGCGCTTCGATCTTCTGGTTCTCTCGGAGATGCTCTATTTTTTGACAGAAGCCGAGATCGAGGCGTTGATGGCCCGGGCCTGCCACCATGCCCGGCCGGGGGCGCGGCTGGTGCTGGTCAACTATCTCGGCCCCACCGACACGCCGCTTTCGGGCGACGACGCAGCCGACTTCCTCCTGATGATCGCCTCGGAAAAGCTCACGCTGGAGCGTGCGGAGCGGACCGAGCGCTATCGGATGGATCTCCTGCGCTTTCGCGCACCCGATTCAGAAGCCTGAGAAGAGCGGGCAGTTCGGCGGCGAGTTGCGAGCGCCTGAGGCGCGTGCGCGACAATTCCGGGCTCTGTGCTTCCACCAGCAGCCAGGCCTCGCCGGGCGAACCCGCCTGGAAGGCCGCCTCCACCGCATCGGGCTCGACGCCGAGCCCGGCCACCACGAGAGCGCGTGCGCCGACATCGCCTGACGTGAGATAGGCGAGGCGCGCGCGGATGCGGCGCTCCAGAGCGGGTGCCGGCTCCAGCGCCTCGTCCACCAGCGGGTCGCTCTCGCTGCGCGAGCGCTTCAACTCGTCCGACAAGCCGCCCCGCGCCCGCCCGTCGAGTCGGCAGGAGGTCCAGACGACAGGCCCTTCGCTGAACCGCACCGGCAGCCCCAGCGCGCGGGCGCGGCGCAGGAGCGCGCGGTCCTCGCCGAAGGGCGTCACCGGCAGGCCGCCGAGCGCGGCATAGACACCGGCGCGCAGGCCGAAATTCGCCCCGCCGATATTGCCGTGATGCGGCCAGGGATTGATCGGATCGGGGTCGAGCCGGGCGTCGATCTCGCGCGCGGCGGCGCGATATTCGCGCAGCACCGTCTCGGCCGCTTCGTCGGTCGGCGGCAGCAGCGCGGCCTCGGCCGGGTCGAAGCCGATCGCGCCGCAGACGAGGGCCGCGCCGCGCGCGAATTCCGCCTCGTAGGCCGCGCGCCAGCCGGGGCGGGTCTCGGTGTCAGCATCAAGGGAGAAGAGATGCGCGCCGGGCGCAAGCTGATCGGCGCAGTCGAGCGCGAGGCGCCGGGCGAGCGGCGCCGAGCCGTGGCCCGCGCGCCAGTCGATATCGAGAAGCAGAAAGGGCGCGGCGCCGGCCTGCAGCACTTGGAGCGCCCGCGCTGCCGTGTCGTCGGCCGAGCCGTTGACCACCAGCACCACGCCCTCGCCGATCCCAAGCTCGGCCAGAAGCGCGCGCAGCGTCGCCTCGATGCGCTCCGCCTCGTCGCGCGCGGGCAGGCAGGCGACGGCGCCAGCCATGGAAAACGCGCCGCCCCGGTGAAGGGCGACGCGGGAGATCGTCTCGTGATCTTCGAGCACGTCCAGCCGGAAGGGCTCCACCCGCTGGATCTCGTGCATCGCGATCAGGCGTCCGGGGCGACCAGCTTGCCGTCGCGGCGGCGCCAGAGCTTCAGCGGGTTGGCGTCCTTCAGCGCGTCCGGCAGGAGCGCGTCCGGCAGGTCCTGATAGCTGACCGGGCGCAGGAAGCGCTCGATCGCCTTGGAGCCGACCGAGGTGGAGCGCCCGTCCGAGGTGGAGGGGTACGGGCCGCCATGCACCATGGCATGGCCGACCTCGACGCCCGTGCCGAAGCCGTTGACCAGGATGCGCCCGGCCCGCTTCTCCAAGAGCGGCAGGAGCCGGCGGGCGGCCTCGTGGTCGCTTTCGGTGATGTGGATCGCGGCTGTGAGCTGGCCTTCGAGCTTACGCACGACCTCGGTCAGCTCGGCCTCGTCGCGGCAGCGCACAACCAGCGAGGAGGCGCCGAACACCTCTTCCTGGAGATGCGGATCGGACAGGAACTCGGAGGCCGACACGGCGAAGAGCGCGGACTGGCCGCGCAGCGCGCCGCCTTCCTGGCCGCGGGCCAGCGTCTCGACGCGGGCATGGCCGGCGAGCTTCGACACGCCGGAGGCATAGGCCTCATGGATGCCCGGCGTCAGCATGACGGAGGCGGCGGTGCCGGCCAGCGCTTCGGCGGCAGCGGCGGCGAATGCGTCCAGCCCTTCGCCCTCGACCGCCAGCACGAGGCCGGGATTGGTGCAGAACTGGCCGGCGCCGAGCGTCAGCGAGCCGACGAAGCCCTTGGCGATGGCCTCCGCACGCTCCTTGAGCGCGCCGGGGAAGAGGATCACCGGGTTGATCGAGCTCATCTCGGCATAGACCGGGATCGGCTCGGGCCGCGAGGCTGCGATCTTCATCAGCGCCGTGCCGCCGCCGCGCGAGCCGGTGAAGCCGACGGCCTTGATGCGCCGGTCGGCGACCAGGCCCTGGCCGATCTCGCGGCCGGAATCGAACAGAAGCGAGAACACGCCCTCGGGCATGCCGCAGCGCTTGGCCGCCGCCAGAACGGCGCGGCCGATCAGCTCCGACGTGCCGGGATGGGCCGAGTGCGCCTTGGCCACGACCGGGCAGCCGGCGGCCAGCGCCGAGGCCGTGTCGCCGCCGGCGACGGAGAAGGCGAGCGGGAAGTTGGAGGCGCCGAACACCGCAACCGGGCCGAGCGCGACGTTGCGCAGCCGAAGGTCCGGGCGCGGCAGGGGCTGGCGGTCGGGCATGGCGGGATCGACCCGCGCGTCGAGGAAGCCGCCGTCGCGCAACACGCCGGCGAACATGCGAAGCTGGCCCATGGTGCGGCCGCGCTCGCCTTCGATGCGGCCGCGCGGCAGGCCGCTTTCCTGGCAGCAGCGCTCGATCAGGGCGTCGCCGAGATTTTGGATCTCCTCGGCGATCGCCTCCAGAAAGCGCGCGCGCTCTTCCAGCCCGGTTTCGCGATAGGTGTCGAAGGCTTCGTCGGCCAGGCGGCAGGCCGTTTCGAGGTCGTCCTTCGTGGCGCCCCCGAAGGCCGGATCGAGGCGCTGGCCGGTGGCCGCTTCGATCCCGAAAATCTCACCCTTCGCGCCCTTGGCCAGCGTGTGGCCGACGATCATCTCGCCCTGAATGGTCATGGGGGGTTCCTCTTCGCTATGACGGGAAGCGAAAGCTTCCGGAAGACTGGCGCTTTCCTACAGAGCTTCCATGTCGGTTGGAACCGTCCTTTTCGCCAGTGCGGGCAAAATGTCTGAGAAATTAACACCTCCCCTTTCCCCGCCTCGCCTCGCCGGCCTCCTGTGCCCGGCGGCGCGCTTCGTGGGGGCCTTCGCGCCTGGCGAAAGGACCGTTGCGTGAAACGGATTTCCCGACTCACCACCGGCGCCGTCGCCGCCGGGTTCGCGCTTCTGGTGGTCGCCGGCGGCACGACGGCCTGGCTCGTCTCGCGCGTGGCCGACAACACGGCGCGCGTCACCCACTCCATGGAGGTGGAGCTGGCGCTCGCCAATTTCCGCGCGCTGTCGGAACAGTCCGAAACGGCGCGGCGCGGCTTCCTGCTCGATCCCGACCCGCGCTTCGCCAAGTCCGTGGAAGACAGTGCGCGCGACGCCGGCCCGCAGCTGGCGCGGCTGGGCGCCCTGGTCAACGACAACCCGCAGCAGAAGGACATCGTGAGCCGGCTGGCGAGGGCCAGCCACGATCACATGACTCTGATCCGCCAGTCCATGGCGCTGCGACGGCGGGCGGCACCCGGCACCGATGTCCCCTTCAGCTGGGACCGCTCGACCCAGCTCATCCAAGTGGTGCGCGAACTGGCGAGCGAACTCTCCCGCAACGAGCGCGCTCTGATGCATGTCAGGCTGGAGCGCCAGGAAGCCAGCCAGCGCGTCGCCTCCGGCCTCATCGCTCTGGCCGCCGTGCTTCTGGCGCTGGTGGCCGCCGGCACCATCTGGGTCACGCGCCGCACGCTTCTGGCGCTGCATGCGGCCAGCGGGCAGCTGGCCCGGCTGAACGACGACCTGGAAGGCGCGGTGACGGAGCGCACCGTCGACCTGCAGCGCGCCAACGACGAGATCCAGCGCTTCGCTTATATCGTTAGCCACGACCTACGCTCGCCGCTGGTCAACGTCATGGGTTTTACCAGCGAGATGGAGGCCGCGATCCGGCCGCTGGACGAGCTGGTAACCCAGGCCGAGGCGGCGGGCACCTTCCCCGTTTCGGAGGAGGCGCGGCTCGCCGTGCGCGAGGACCTGCCCGAGGCGGTCGGCTTCATTCGCGCCTCCACGCAGAAGATGGACCGGCTCATCAACGCCATCCTGCGCCTGTCGCGCGAGGGGCGGCGCGTCCTCTCGCCCGAGCCGATCGACATGAACGCCTTGATCTCCGGCATCGAGGGAAGCCTGCAACACAAGCTTCAGGAGGTCGGAGGCGAGGTTCGCGTCTCCTCCCTGCCCTCGCTGGTCAGCGACCGCGTGGGTCTGGAGCAGATCTTTTCCAACCTGATCGAGAACGCCGTGAAGTACCGCTCGCCCCACCGCCCGCCGGTGATCGAGGTGACGGGCCGGCGCGAAGGCGAGCGGGCCGTGTTCGAGATCACCGACAACGGGCGCGGCATCGACCCGAAGGACCACGACCGGGTGTTCGACCTGTTCCGGCGCTCCGGGACGCAGAACGAGCCGGGCGAAGGCATTGGCCTCGCTCATGTTCGAGCCATGGTCTATCGTCTTGGCGGCGTCATATCCTGCCGGTCGGCCCTTGACGCGGGTGCGACATTTAGCCTTTCCATGCGGGCCGATCTTTCGGACGAAGGAGCCAGAGCGCTTTGAACGCACCTCGTAATGTGACGATCGTGATGATCGAGGACGACGAGGGCCATGCGCGCCTCATCGAGAAGAACATCCGCCGCGCGGGCGTCAACAATCCGATCCGGCATTTCACCGACGGAACCTCGGCTCTGCGCTTTCTGATCGAGGACGAGGACGGGCCGGGACACGGCATGCCCTCGCTCGTGCTGCTCGACCTCAACCTGCCCGACATGAGCGGCACCGACATCCTGATGCGGATGAAGGAGGAGGGCTCGGGGCCGCTTCGCCGCACGCCCGTCGTGGTGCTGACCACCACCGACGACAAGGTCGAGATCCAGCGCTGCTACGACCTCGGCGCCAATGTCTACATCACCAAGCCGGTGAACTACGAAAGCTTCGCCCAGGCCATTCGCCAGCTCGGCCTGTTCCTGTCCGTGATCCAGATCCCGGAAGCACCGAGCGAAGGCGCCTGAGGCCGTGGCGAGAGTGCTGTATATCGACGACGACGAAGGCTTGTGCCGGCTGATCAGCCGCGCCATGGCGCGGCGCGGCCACGCGGTGGAAACCGCATCGGGCGGCGCGGAAGGCGTCGCGCGCCTGCGGGCCGAGAGTTTCGAACTGGTCGCCGTCGATCATTACATGCCGGGCATGGACGGGCTGGAAACGCTGGCGGCCATCGCCGCCCTGCCCGACCCGCCGCCGGTCGTCTATGTCACCGGCTCGGAGGAAGGGCGCGTCGCCGTCGCCGCGCTCAAGGCGGGCGCTGCCGACTATGTCGTGAAGAGCGTCGGCGAGGAGTTCTTCGACCTTCTCCAGTCCACCTTCCGGCAGGTGCTGGACCGCAGGCGTCTGCTCGCCGAAAAGGCCGAGGCCGAGGCCAAGCTGCGCATCTCCTACGAGCGACTCGAGGCGCTTCTGAAGGAAGCCAATCACCGCGTCGCCAATTCGCTGCAGATCGTCTCGGCCTTCGTGAGGCTCCAGGCCTCGGCCGCCACCAGCGACGAGGCGCGCTCAGCGCTGCGCGACACGCAGCAGCGCATTACCGCGATCGCGCAGGTGCATCGGCGCCTCTACAATTCCGACGATCTCGACCTCGTAGAAATGTCGGACTATCTCGCAACGCTCCTATCCGAGGTCGAGGCGACCTGGTCGACGCCGCTCGCGCCCCACCGCCTGCATCTGTCGGCCGAGCCGATTCGGCTGGAAACCGACAGCGCCGTTTCCATGGGCGTGCTCGTTGCCGAGCTTGTGAGCAACGGCTTCAAATACGCCTATCCGCCAGGCGTGGTGGGCGAGATCCGCGTGGAGCTCCGCGCCGAAGGCTCCGGCTTCGTGCTTCGCGTGGAGGACGACGGGCAAGGCTTCGACCCGGCGGCGGCGCCCAAGGGCACAGGCACCGGCTCCAAGCTGGTCAAGGCGATGGCGTCGAGTCTCGGCGCCGAGATCACGCAGGAAAACACGCCCCGGGGCTTTCGCGTCGTGGTTCGCGCGACGCGGGGCCTCGGCCGTGCCGCGCGCGCTCCTGCCACCGCCGAGCCCTCGCCCGGCCCGCTGGAGATCGCGGCGCAACGCGGCCCGGCACCGCTTGCGCCGGCCTGAAAAGGTATATCGCGAGAAATGTTTGATTGTTATAATGGCATCGTGCGATAGATCGCGCAGGTTCAATTTAGAGTCATAATGCTGGCCAGCGACAAGTCGGCCGACCGGCCATGACGGGAGCGGCCCCTTGATGACCGACAAGCACCTTCAACTCGACGAACAGCTCTGCTTCGCCGTGTATTCGACGGCGCATGCCTTCAACCGCCTCTACAAGCCCCGCCTCGACGCGCTGGGCATAACCTATCCCCAATATCTCGTGATGATGGTGCTCTGGCAGGACGAGCCGCAGACCGTGGGCAGCCTGGGCGAGCGGCTTCTGCTCGACTCCTCGACCCTCACCCCGCTCCTCAAGCGGCTGGAAGCCAGCGGCTTCGTGACGCGCACCCGCTCGACCCGCGACGAGCGCGTGGTGGACATCGCGCTGACCGAGAAGGGCCGCACCATGGCCGAGGAAGCGCGCTCCGTGCCGGCCGAAATCCGCGAGGCGACCGGCGAGACCGATGGCGAGCTGGAGCGCCTGCGCCGCTCCATCCTGCGCGTGCGCGACGCGCTTCAGGCCTCCAACGTCGCTTAAACCAAAGGCGCCGACCGCCGGCCAGCCGGCGGCAGCCCTGCATGCGACATTCCTTCCCCTCCCCTTTGGCCTCCCCCGCCTGCGCGCCAGGGC
Protein-coding regions in this window:
- a CDS encoding sensor histidine kinase yields the protein MARVLYIDDDEGLCRLISRAMARRGHAVETASGGAEGVARLRAESFELVAVDHYMPGMDGLETLAAIAALPDPPPVVYVTGSEEGRVAVAALKAGAADYVVKSVGEEFFDLLQSTFRQVLDRRRLLAEKAEAEAKLRISYERLEALLKEANHRVANSLQIVSAFVRLQASAATSDEARSALRDTQQRITAIAQVHRRLYNSDDLDLVEMSDYLATLLSEVEATWSTPLAPHRLHLSAEPIRLETDSAVSMGVLVAELVSNGFKYAYPPGVVGEIRVELRAEGSGFVLRVEDDGQGFDPAAAPKGTGTGSKLVKAMASSLGAEITQENTPRGFRVVVRATRGLGRAARAPATAEPSPGPLEIAAQRGPAPLAPA
- a CDS encoding MarR family winged helix-turn-helix transcriptional regulator gives rise to the protein MTDKHLQLDEQLCFAVYSTAHAFNRLYKPRLDALGITYPQYLVMMVLWQDEPQTVGSLGERLLLDSSTLTPLLKRLEASGFVTRTRSTRDERVVDIALTEKGRTMAEEARSVPAEIREATGETDGELERLRRSILRVRDALQASNVA